In Oryzihumus leptocrescens, the following are encoded in one genomic region:
- a CDS encoding glycosyltransferase — translation MSVPIGGLVTDFVVPEATGLGLPRDVEVVRPGLVRLPAGHPVAFSGWFAALPSAYWAEHTRVRSVRLEFDASAPVHVELRTSSGVAASTEAQQGSLTLELPAAPAEGWAWPAFRAPQGADVSWRWLTDDVQVAPRSLGVAITTFDRNEACLAQLDVLASAAAPGGPLADVLGPVVVVDQGTRPLREAPGFDSVAERLGQRLRLATQSNLGGSGGFARGLHDALEDPEVSHVVLLDDDALAQPEGLARAAAFAAAATRPTIVGGHMFDSAAPTTLYRLGEVLDRRRFTWTSLPGTPMNTDLAGVPVGRHAWLQPPYAVDFQPWWMCVVPREAVEAVGLPMPFFLKWDDVEFGLRSGRAGYPSVVLPGAAVWHDSWVGKGAETGWQSYFLLRNRLVTALLGDGRATPLGSETLAVSLRHLARREPEAAAMRWAALRDVLQGPAWLHRDLASARERAGETGRREHVAPHPASTLAGTCTAVGRLLRRWGTLRRDYRAAAGGATTPARWEETFRAAARPSGGSRRPVWSIVVTSFHSLDMLERHWSGVAAALADGGSFSADEVEVIIVDNADEPEIETFAHDHGFRYLPMGQNVGLSAANNEGARISRGDYLLFANPDLGVQVADLTSLAKVIDETGGVVAPRVDFVDGRPQSAARGEPYLLAKLAHRGLAPRAALERYLWPVGPFESGRVVWCAGGCTALSRDTFERIGGWPEEYFLYMEDVELGVRAGSLGIPVSVTADVRWVHEWRGDSRQRFNRGQLLHLRSAVRFYLRHPRYLGWPR, via the coding sequence GTGAGTGTTCCTATCGGTGGCCTCGTCACCGACTTCGTGGTCCCGGAGGCCACCGGTCTGGGACTGCCGCGCGACGTGGAGGTCGTGCGTCCTGGCCTGGTCCGGCTCCCGGCCGGTCATCCGGTGGCGTTCTCCGGATGGTTCGCCGCCCTGCCGTCGGCCTACTGGGCCGAGCACACCCGGGTCCGCTCCGTGCGGCTCGAGTTCGACGCCTCGGCGCCGGTGCACGTCGAGCTGCGCACGTCGTCCGGGGTGGCCGCCTCGACCGAGGCACAGCAAGGCTCCCTGACGCTCGAGCTCCCGGCAGCACCGGCCGAGGGGTGGGCGTGGCCGGCCTTCCGTGCGCCGCAGGGCGCGGACGTCTCGTGGCGATGGCTCACCGATGACGTCCAGGTCGCCCCACGGTCGCTGGGTGTTGCGATCACCACGTTCGACCGCAACGAGGCCTGTCTGGCCCAGCTCGACGTCCTTGCCTCCGCGGCCGCCCCCGGCGGGCCGCTCGCGGACGTGCTCGGGCCGGTCGTCGTCGTGGACCAGGGCACCCGCCCGCTGCGCGAGGCTCCCGGGTTCGACTCTGTCGCCGAACGGCTGGGGCAGCGGCTGCGCCTGGCCACGCAGTCCAACCTGGGTGGCAGCGGCGGCTTCGCCCGGGGCCTGCACGATGCGCTCGAGGACCCGGAGGTCTCACACGTCGTCCTGCTCGACGACGACGCCCTGGCCCAGCCGGAGGGACTGGCCCGGGCCGCGGCGTTTGCCGCCGCCGCCACCCGTCCCACCATCGTGGGTGGGCACATGTTCGACTCCGCTGCGCCGACGACGCTCTACCGCCTGGGCGAGGTGCTGGACCGTCGCCGGTTCACCTGGACGTCGCTGCCCGGGACCCCCATGAACACTGACCTTGCCGGGGTGCCGGTCGGCCGGCACGCATGGCTCCAGCCGCCGTACGCCGTGGACTTCCAGCCGTGGTGGATGTGCGTGGTGCCGCGTGAGGCGGTCGAGGCGGTCGGCCTCCCGATGCCGTTCTTCCTCAAGTGGGACGACGTCGAGTTCGGGCTGAGGTCCGGCCGCGCGGGATACCCCTCGGTGGTGCTGCCGGGGGCCGCGGTCTGGCACGATTCCTGGGTCGGCAAGGGCGCCGAGACGGGCTGGCAGTCCTACTTCCTGCTGCGCAACCGCCTGGTCACGGCCCTTCTGGGCGACGGGCGCGCCACGCCGTTGGGGTCCGAGACGCTGGCGGTCTCGTTGCGCCACCTGGCGCGCAGGGAGCCCGAGGCAGCCGCGATGCGGTGGGCGGCACTGCGAGACGTGCTGCAGGGGCCGGCCTGGCTGCACCGCGACCTCGCCTCGGCACGCGAACGTGCGGGCGAGACCGGCCGGCGCGAGCATGTCGCGCCGCACCCGGCCTCCACCCTCGCCGGGACCTGCACGGCCGTGGGTCGCCTCCTGCGGCGGTGGGGAACGCTGCGAAGGGACTACCGTGCCGCGGCGGGTGGGGCCACCACACCGGCGCGCTGGGAAGAGACGTTCCGTGCTGCCGCCCGGCCCTCGGGCGGCAGCAGGCGCCCGGTCTGGTCGATCGTCGTGACCAGCTTCCACAGCCTCGACATGCTGGAGCGCCACTGGTCGGGCGTCGCCGCCGCGCTCGCCGACGGTGGCTCGTTCTCCGCCGACGAGGTGGAGGTGATCATCGTGGACAACGCCGACGAGCCGGAGATCGAGACGTTCGCCCACGACCACGGGTTCCGCTACCTGCCCATGGGCCAGAACGTCGGGCTGTCGGCGGCAAACAACGAGGGCGCCCGAATCAGCCGTGGTGACTACCTGCTCTTCGCCAACCCGGACCTCGGGGTTCAGGTCGCGGACCTGACGTCGCTGGCTAAGGTCATCGACGAGACGGGCGGGGTTGTCGCACCGCGAGTGGACTTCGTCGACGGTCGCCCCCAGAGCGCCGCCCGCGGCGAGCCCTACCTCCTGGCCAAGCTCGCCCACCGCGGGTTGGCTCCCCGCGCCGCCCTGGAGCGGTACCTGTGGCCGGTCGGACCGTTCGAGTCAGGGCGGGTCGTCTGGTGCGCCGGTGGCTGCACCGCGTTGTCCCGCGACACCTTCGAGCGCATCGGTGGCTGGCCGGAGGAGTACTTCCTCTACATGGAGGACGTCGAGCTCGGCGTGCGTGCGGGTTCCTTGGGCATCCCGGTCTCCGTCACCGCGGATGTCCGCTGGGTGCACGAGTGGCGCGGTGACTCCCGCCAGCGCTTCAACCGCGGCCAGCTCCTGCACCTGCGCAGCGCGGTCCGGTTCTACCTGCGGCATCCGCGTTACCTCGGCTGGCCGCGCTGA
- a CDS encoding DUF2304 domain-containing protein: MKIVLIQLVLIVVVVLAALRLLRGRGARTQAVRRIGLVMFAALAVLSILFPSIWNQIARFVGVGRGTDMVLYALVVAFLSFTLTTYLRFRDFEARYTRLARRLALDEAGPARHTDESGRP, encoded by the coding sequence ATGAAGATCGTGCTCATCCAGCTGGTCCTGATCGTCGTGGTGGTCCTGGCGGCCCTGCGGCTGCTTCGCGGCCGTGGCGCCCGCACCCAGGCCGTGCGCCGCATCGGCCTGGTCATGTTCGCCGCGCTCGCGGTCCTGTCCATCCTGTTCCCCTCGATCTGGAACCAGATCGCCCGGTTCGTGGGCGTCGGCCGAGGCACGGACATGGTGCTCTACGCCCTCGTCGTCGCCTTCCTCAGCTTCACGCTGACGACCTACCTGCGGTTCCGGGACTTCGAGGCGCGCTACACGCGACTGGCGCGTCGCCTCGCCCTCGACGAGGCCGGCCCGGCGCGACACACCGACGAGTCCGGGCGGCCCTGA
- a CDS encoding glycosyltransferase family 2 protein — protein sequence MHDTWVVIPLFNEAEVIGDVIRDLRQTFPQVVCVDDGSSDDSARLAREAGARVVQHPVNLGQGAALQTGFDYALSDPAMKWVVTFDADGQHQVADALAMVERLRAGDAEVVFGSRFLDERTEAGLAKKLVLRAAVGYTNMTTHTRLTDAHNGLRAMSRSVVEKVEITQNRMAHASELVAQIGASGATYVEQPVHILYTDYSRSKGQSLWNSINILAELILR from the coding sequence GTGCACGACACCTGGGTGGTGATCCCGCTCTTCAACGAGGCCGAGGTCATCGGCGACGTCATCCGGGACCTGCGTCAGACCTTCCCCCAGGTCGTCTGCGTTGACGACGGCTCCTCCGACGACTCGGCACGCCTGGCACGGGAGGCCGGGGCCAGGGTCGTGCAGCACCCGGTGAACCTCGGTCAGGGCGCGGCCCTGCAGACCGGCTTCGACTACGCCCTGTCCGACCCGGCCATGAAGTGGGTCGTGACCTTCGACGCCGACGGCCAGCACCAGGTCGCAGACGCCCTCGCGATGGTCGAGCGCCTGCGCGCGGGCGACGCCGAGGTGGTCTTCGGCTCCCGCTTCCTGGACGAGCGCACCGAGGCCGGTCTCGCCAAGAAGCTCGTCCTCCGCGCGGCTGTCGGCTACACCAACATGACCACGCACACCCGGCTCACCGACGCCCACAACGGGCTACGGGCCATGTCGCGATCGGTCGTCGAGAAGGTCGAGATCACCCAGAACCGCATGGCGCACGCCTCCGAGCTGGTGGCCCAGATCGGGGCATCGGGCGCGACCTACGTGGAACAGCCGGTCCACATCCTCTACACCGACTACTCCCGCTCCAAGGGTCAGTCGCTGTGGAACTCCATCAACATCCTCGCCGAGCTCATCCTCCGATGA